In one window of Nitrospirota bacterium DNA:
- a CDS encoding glycosyltransferase family 4 protein, with the protein MVSPLYHPALGGVGRQAVFLSEYLHSVGVKTMVICRRISSMPPWKPVAGIEIIRIKALNNTKHDLEAKSVVNLLISLSFSVNLLRSLIRERNSYDIVHFHGASLPLIINTVPLKLMGKKIVAKVAGAKMNIEAGSFKWKYFGIGNVFIRILKKVDMFIAITDEIRSDLLKDGFDSKKIFKTTNFILPAVFYPVSDINEKKRIQDLLALQPGRKVITFSGRLVQRKRVDLLLQAIARIINCRQDIQVLILGQGELMESLKQLSDNLGLSEYVRFQGFVRNILDYLHATDIFLFTSDIEGMPNSLLEAMACRLPVIATRIGGTVDVLEDNENGIIVPSGDDDELAKAILRLLEDDACCARLADSAIHTIRERFSIDSVASRYVALYRRMIYGG; encoded by the coding sequence ATGGTCTCGCCTCTCTACCACCCTGCCCTCGGTGGGGTTGGAAGGCAGGCCGTGTTTCTTTCTGAGTATTTGCACAGTGTCGGGGTTAAGACCATGGTGATCTGTAGACGAATAAGTAGCATGCCTCCATGGAAGCCTGTGGCCGGGATTGAGATCATTCGGATCAAGGCTCTCAACAATACAAAACATGACCTTGAAGCAAAATCGGTTGTAAATCTGCTCATTTCTCTTAGCTTCAGCGTGAATCTATTACGTTCTTTGATTAGAGAAAGAAACTCCTATGACATCGTGCATTTTCACGGCGCAAGCCTTCCGCTAATTATCAATACGGTTCCACTTAAACTCATGGGAAAGAAGATTGTTGCAAAGGTTGCCGGCGCAAAGATGAATATTGAGGCCGGTTCGTTTAAATGGAAATATTTCGGAATAGGCAATGTATTTATACGGATTCTGAAAAAAGTTGACATGTTCATTGCCATTACTGATGAGATCAGGAGTGATCTGCTGAAGGACGGATTTGATTCGAAGAAGATATTTAAGACGACGAACTTTATTCTGCCAGCTGTTTTTTATCCTGTGAGCGACATAAATGAGAAAAAAAGAATTCAGGATCTGTTGGCCCTTCAGCCTGGCAGAAAGGTCATTACCTTTTCAGGCAGGCTTGTTCAAAGAAAGAGGGTGGATCTGCTGCTTCAGGCAATCGCGCGTATAATAAATTGCAGACAGGATATTCAGGTGCTGATCCTCGGCCAAGGCGAGCTTATGGAGAGCCTCAAGCAGCTTTCGGACAATCTCGGTCTCAGCGAATATGTCCGCTTTCAGGGGTTTGTCCGGAACATTCTTGATTATCTTCATGCAACGGACATTTTTCTTTTTACGTCGGATATAGAGGGAATGCCGAATAGCCTTCTCGAGGCCATGGCATGCAGGCTGCCGGTTATAGCGACCAGGATTGGAGGTACCGTCGACGTATTAGAAGATAATGAAAATGGGATTATTGTTCCGTCAGGTGATGATGATGAGTTGGCAAAGGCTATCCTGAGACTCCTTGAGGACGACGCATGTTGCGCGCGGCTTGCAGACAGTGCCATCCATACAATTCGTGAGCGTTTTTCCATAGACAGCGTTGCCTCACGATATGTCGCTCTTTACCGGAGGATGATCTATGGCGGATGA
- a CDS encoding glycosyltransferase family 2 protein, with product MTGQKPLVSVLIVNWNGKHHLTECLDSLSAQLFKEFEVILVDNGSTDSSADFVRAGYPWVKVVPLPENTGFAEGNNVAAAHAAGDYLVTLNNDTWVDPCWLQILVAVAASHPAVGMVGSRICNYADPQRLDSFGIRICPDGMTRGALRGARFADLGCGAVVPILLPSACAALYKRAMIGEIGFFDSDFFAYCEDTDLGLRGRLAGWSAVLAADAIVRHKYSRTGGEISPLKLRLVERNHYWVALKSFPFPLLCLVPFMTLVRYIHQGRAFFQANWRQKAGEPDAEPSSWVLVVALLQGMWQAFAGFRMMFARRRKVQAMRRLSTAEVRELFNQYRLSFQELFDNAG from the coding sequence GTGACAGGGCAGAAACCGCTCGTTTCAGTGCTCATAGTCAACTGGAACGGAAAACATCATCTGACTGAATGTCTCGATAGCCTATCAGCCCAACTCTTTAAAGAGTTCGAGGTTATTCTGGTCGACAACGGCTCGACAGATAGTTCAGCAGATTTTGTCCGTGCCGGGTACCCATGGGTGAAAGTTGTCCCGCTGCCCGAGAATACCGGCTTTGCCGAAGGGAATAATGTCGCCGCCGCCCATGCAGCAGGTGATTATCTTGTCACTCTTAATAATGATACTTGGGTAGACCCCTGTTGGTTGCAAATCCTTGTTGCCGTGGCGGCGAGTCACCCTGCCGTTGGCATGGTCGGTAGCCGCATCTGTAATTACGCCGACCCTCAACGGCTTGACTCATTTGGGATCCGAATCTGCCCGGATGGCATGACACGGGGGGCGCTGCGCGGAGCACGGTTTGCGGATCTTGGCTGTGGCGCTGTAGTGCCTATCCTCTTGCCCAGCGCCTGCGCAGCTCTGTACAAGCGGGCTATGATCGGGGAAATCGGTTTTTTTGACAGCGATTTTTTTGCCTATTGTGAGGACACGGATCTTGGTCTGCGCGGGCGTCTGGCCGGGTGGAGCGCCGTCCTTGCGGCTGATGCTATTGTCCGTCACAAGTATTCCCGGACAGGAGGCGAAATCTCTCCACTGAAACTACGGCTGGTCGAGAGAAACCACTACTGGGTAGCGCTCAAATCGTTTCCTTTCCCGCTCCTTTGTCTTGTGCCGTTTATGACGTTGGTACGTTATATACATCAAGGTCGGGCGTTCTTTCAAGCCAACTGGCGTCAAAAAGCGGGAGAACCTGATGCGGAACCGAGTTCGTGGGTGCTGGTTGTTGCTTTGTTGCAGGGGATGTGGCAGGCTTTTGCCGGCTTCCGCATGATGTTCGCACGGCGGCGCAAGGTTCAAGCAATGCGTCGTCTTTCTACAGCTGAGGTTCGAGAGCTCTTTAATCAATACCGGCTCTCTTTTCAGGAACTTTTTGACAATGCCGGTTGA
- a CDS encoding radical SAM protein produces MKILFATPPLSMAKRYGTLAGVGSSSPTLGILQLAAVTRQHAHETFLLDAAALDLDQVSFLERLVETAPDILGLSVTTLSISHAARIAEASKKMVPGLLVIIGGPHISAVPVETMERFTVFDVAVIGEGEETVLELLLALSEVKPLSAVSGIVYRDGSGVQMNPRRPFLKTLDILPRPAWDMLEGFPQHFYPPIFKTRRLPAALLVTSRGCPNTCIFCDRSVFGSSCHMFSASYVVEMMVELYDKFGVREFCFEDDTFITFHTRLVEICHHLIDLKLDISWSCLGRVNQVSEENLRLMKRAGCWQISFGIESGSQEILDIIHKKVTLQQIRRALQISRDAGLLNKGFFIVGHPGETKKTLQLTYDFIMGNPLDDISVTMLTPFPGTELHARAREFGTLDADWEKMNLLNTVFVPFGLTECDLLQAQKKMIRDFYLRPRIIGSYISRVFHNPAMLNRLLKGFRSFVRSI; encoded by the coding sequence ATGAAAATACTTTTTGCGACCCCACCTCTCAGTATGGCTAAACGCTATGGAACCCTGGCTGGCGTCGGCAGCTCGTCTCCAACTCTTGGCATCTTGCAGTTAGCGGCGGTAACCCGACAGCATGCGCACGAGACATTTTTGCTTGATGCTGCTGCCCTTGATCTGGACCAGGTCTCTTTTCTTGAGAGACTTGTTGAGACAGCACCAGATATTCTCGGTCTTTCTGTTACCACTCTTTCAATATCTCACGCCGCCAGAATTGCCGAGGCTTCGAAGAAGATGGTGCCAGGGCTTTTAGTGATTATTGGCGGACCGCATATCTCGGCTGTGCCGGTCGAGACTATGGAGCGTTTTACGGTTTTTGATGTTGCAGTGATTGGCGAGGGGGAGGAGACGGTCCTTGAACTGCTCCTGGCACTATCCGAAGTAAAACCGCTTTCTGCTGTCTCTGGGATTGTATATCGCGACGGATCAGGTGTGCAGATGAACCCGCGTCGTCCCTTTCTGAAGACTCTCGATATTCTCCCGCGTCCCGCTTGGGATATGCTCGAAGGTTTCCCTCAGCACTTTTACCCTCCAATCTTTAAGACCCGGCGTCTGCCGGCAGCGTTGCTGGTTACCTCGCGCGGCTGCCCTAATACCTGCATCTTTTGCGATCGTTCCGTCTTCGGCTCGAGCTGCCATATGTTTTCTGCTAGCTATGTCGTGGAGATGATGGTGGAGCTGTACGACAAATTTGGGGTGCGGGAGTTCTGTTTCGAGGATGATACTTTCATCACTTTTCATACACGACTGGTGGAGATCTGTCATCATCTAATCGATCTGAAACTGGATATTTCCTGGTCTTGTCTCGGCCGGGTCAATCAGGTGTCCGAGGAAAATTTGCGCCTGATGAAACGCGCCGGCTGCTGGCAGATCAGTTTTGGGATCGAGAGCGGGTCGCAGGAGATACTCGATATAATTCACAAAAAGGTGACGCTGCAACAAATCCGTCGAGCCTTGCAGATCAGTCGCGACGCCGGCCTGCTTAATAAGGGTTTCTTTATCGTTGGCCACCCCGGCGAAACGAAAAAAACCCTGCAATTGACCTATGACTTCATCATGGGCAATCCACTTGACGACATTAGTGTCACAATGCTAACGCCTTTTCCGGGGACGGAGCTCCATGCTAGGGCAAGAGAATTCGGCACCCTGGATGCGGACTGGGAGAAGATGAATTTGCTTAATACGGTCTTTGTTCCCTTTGGATTGACTGAATGCGATCTATTACAGGCTCAGAAAAAGATGATTCGGGATTTTTACCTGAGGCCTCGTATTATCGGCAGCTACATTAGTCGAGTGTTCCATAATCCTGCGATGCTCAACAGGCTCCTGAAGGGATTTCGCTCGTTTGTCAGGAGCATTTAG
- a CDS encoding glycosyltransferase, translating into MKEDIESGCGDAPHVSIIIPVYNGSTYLREAIDSALAQTYKHIEVIVINDGSNDGGKTEEIAVSYGDKIRYLFKQNGGVATALNLGIREMRGDYFSWLSHDDVYLPSKLAVQVSALKQETDPVVLYGDYYIINAKSEVIGLRQLGHLAAEQFLYLLIASYPVNGCTTLIPRLCFNDVGLFNERLKTTQDYDMWVRLSKKYRFVHMRHALMQARCHPGQGSRITREIHEAEANDFYVRCLELFSVVALSSSEKESAPSRFLSLAKSLKARGWIPASDRAFMLSTLHAADSSIANRYYNRALAEIYKLLPRRLMIAYWKLIAVALRERLISRS; encoded by the coding sequence ATGAAAGAAGATATTGAGAGTGGTTGCGGAGACGCCCCTCATGTCTCAATAATAATTCCTGTTTATAACGGCTCGACTTACCTCCGCGAGGCTATTGACAGCGCCTTGGCGCAGACGTATAAACATATTGAAGTTATTGTAATAAATGATGGCTCAAACGACGGGGGAAAGACAGAGGAGATTGCTGTATCGTATGGCGATAAGATCCGTTATTTGTTCAAGCAAAATGGCGGAGTTGCAACTGCCTTAAACCTTGGAATCAGGGAAATGAGAGGCGATTATTTTTCCTGGTTGAGTCATGATGATGTGTATCTTCCGAGTAAGCTCGCTGTACAAGTCTCTGCTCTGAAGCAAGAGACTGACCCTGTAGTCCTCTATGGAGATTACTACATCATTAACGCTAAGTCTGAAGTAATAGGGCTTCGGCAGCTGGGGCATCTTGCTGCGGAGCAGTTTCTTTATTTACTGATAGCATCCTATCCTGTTAACGGATGCACTACGCTTATACCGAGGTTGTGCTTTAATGATGTCGGCCTCTTCAATGAAAGACTTAAGACGACCCAGGATTACGATATGTGGGTAAGGCTCTCGAAGAAATACAGATTTGTTCATATGCGACATGCCCTCATGCAGGCGAGGTGTCACCCCGGGCAAGGGTCTCGCATTACACGTGAAATTCATGAGGCAGAGGCGAATGATTTTTATGTCAGGTGCCTGGAGTTGTTTTCTGTAGTGGCTTTGTCTTCTTCTGAAAAGGAATCAGCGCCTTCCCGTTTCTTGAGTCTTGCCAAAAGTCTTAAAGCTCGGGGCTGGATTCCTGCATCAGATCGTGCCTTTATGTTGTCCACACTGCATGCAGCCGATTCCAGCATTGCCAACCGTTATTATAACCGAGCGCTTGCTGAGATTTACAAGCTGCTGCCAAGACGCCTGATGATCGCATACTGGAAACTTATTGCAGTAGCTCTAAGGGAGCGCTTGATATCAAGATCTTAG
- a CDS encoding glycosyltransferase: protein MHLKQKKIIFVVPSLKGGGAERVATTLLESFRKSEPELELFLVLFGEEVCGESGFNIRCRYLHVHERGSLLYTVFKFFKIIIQLARIFKEESPSAILSFMDYSNIVSIVGNYLSGKRARVVISVHTKLTALTRQYSSDKWERSLGVLIKRLYNHADSVVAVSRDVADDLEKNFGIDRNLIQVISNPFDLKKIRCLSEEHVMENIFKGNIPIILSVGRLSSEKNVGCLVKAFSLLKADLKAALVILGEGEEEQYLKQLCRDLGIEKNVFFLGYKDNPFKYMKRSTVFALSSFYEGFGNVIVEAMACGLPVVATRSYESIEDIIENDRNGLIVPVAEEKALADALLRLLNNPEVRERYISEAMKKVECYRSETIAAQYGKVLRDL from the coding sequence ATGCATCTAAAACAGAAGAAGATTATATTTGTTGTCCCTTCACTTAAAGGTGGGGGAGCTGAGAGAGTTGCAACTACACTTCTGGAATCGTTTCGCAAATCGGAGCCTGAACTGGAATTGTTTTTGGTTCTTTTCGGGGAAGAGGTATGTGGCGAATCCGGTTTCAATATCAGGTGTCGATATCTTCATGTTCATGAGCGAGGAAGCCTGTTGTATACGGTCTTCAAGTTTTTCAAGATTATTATCCAATTGGCCAGAATATTCAAGGAGGAAAGTCCATCTGCCATATTGAGTTTTATGGATTACTCAAATATAGTGTCGATTGTTGGCAACTATCTTTCTGGTAAAAGAGCCCGTGTGGTCATATCGGTTCATACCAAACTAACAGCCCTGACACGGCAATATTCGTCCGACAAATGGGAAAGATCACTTGGAGTGCTCATAAAGAGGCTTTATAACCATGCCGACTCTGTTGTTGCAGTATCAAGAGATGTCGCTGATGATCTTGAAAAAAACTTTGGTATTGACAGAAATTTGATACAGGTTATTAGTAATCCTTTTGATTTGAAAAAGATCAGATGTCTTTCTGAAGAGCATGTGATGGAGAACATATTTAAAGGGAATATTCCGATAATATTGTCGGTCGGGAGACTGTCAAGTGAAAAAAATGTTGGTTGCCTGGTGAAGGCTTTTTCGCTTTTAAAAGCGGATCTGAAAGCTGCATTGGTCATTTTAGGCGAGGGTGAGGAGGAACAATACCTAAAGCAGTTGTGCCGCGATCTTGGGATCGAAAAGAATGTCTTTTTTTTGGGTTACAAAGACAATCCGTTTAAGTACATGAAACGCTCAACTGTATTTGCCCTGTCTTCTTTTTACGAAGGATTCGGCAATGTTATTGTTGAGGCCATGGCGTGCGGTCTTCCTGTCGTTGCTACGAGGTCTTATGAAAGCATTGAAGACATTATTGAAAACGATAGAAATGGTTTGATAGTTCCTGTAGCCGAGGAGAAAGCCCTTGCCGATGCTTTACTGAGACTTTTAAACAATCCAGAGGTAAGAGAACGTTATATCAGTGAGGCAATGAAGAAGGTCGAGTGTTATAGATCGGAGACGATAGCAGCGCAGTATGGCAAAGTGTTGAGGGATTTATGA
- a CDS encoding class I SAM-dependent methyltransferase, with protein MADDYFAYLSERSFVRILLRRLFMMPIVRFFKGRVLDIGSGIGEFLSYYPEAVGVDINADCVAQCRNKGLACVQADVAHLPFDADLFEGVLLNNVLEHLNDADSLFHEIRRVLRDNGRLVIELPGSKGFAHDKTHVRFWGKNDIVPYLAGLGFCDICISYFPIPAASANDLFIHNKLRVYAVLRK; from the coding sequence ATGGCGGATGACTATTTTGCCTATCTTTCTGAAAGGAGCTTTGTCAGGATACTGTTACGCAGGCTTTTTATGATGCCGATTGTCCGTTTTTTCAAAGGACGGGTTCTTGATATCGGATCAGGCATTGGCGAGTTTCTTTCATATTATCCGGAGGCTGTCGGCGTGGATATAAACGCTGATTGCGTGGCCCAATGCAGAAATAAAGGTCTCGCCTGTGTCCAGGCTGATGTTGCTCACCTTCCGTTCGATGCGGATCTGTTCGAAGGAGTTCTGTTGAACAATGTGCTTGAGCATCTCAATGATGCGGACAGTCTGTTTCACGAGATTCGTCGGGTGCTCAGGGATAACGGCAGACTCGTGATTGAACTTCCGGGCAGCAAGGGGTTTGCTCATGACAAAACGCATGTGAGATTCTGGGGGAAAAACGACATTGTTCCCTATCTCGCTGGTCTGGGGTTCTGCGACATCTGCATTTCCTATTTCCCCATTCCGGCTGCCTCAGCGAACGACCTGTTTATCCATAATAAACTGCGTGTATATGCTGTTTTAAGGAAATGA